A single Pseudomonas putida DNA region contains:
- a CDS encoding SdiA-regulated domain-containing protein: MRRLFQLLLILLFAGLLFLGLAAQEFRLFERGWFNLKTWWQPAEQGMGLDRYQVVVEAQPVEGLDDDLSALTYDPDRKTLFTVTNARSELIELSLDGRILRRVPLTGFGDPEAVEYVGPNSYVITDERQQRLIRVHLDDDTLFLDAADAEQVSLGIGLNGNKGFEGLAYDSAGQRLFVAKERDPMLIYEVHGFPHQNPDRPYAVHVVQDRKRDARLFVRDLSSLQFDERSGHLLALSDESRLVLELDVQGQPLSTLSLRKGFQGLRATVPQAEGIAMDEAGTLYPVSEPNLFYVFKPAPAKL; the protein is encoded by the coding sequence ATGCGTCGCCTGTTTCAGCTGTTATTGATCCTTCTGTTCGCAGGGCTGTTGTTCCTGGGTTTGGCTGCCCAGGAGTTTCGCCTGTTCGAGCGCGGCTGGTTCAACCTCAAGACCTGGTGGCAGCCGGCTGAGCAAGGCATGGGCCTCGATCGCTACCAGGTAGTGGTGGAGGCACAGCCGGTTGAAGGGCTGGACGACGACCTTTCGGCACTGACCTACGACCCCGACCGCAAAACCCTGTTCACGGTTACCAATGCCCGCTCGGAACTGATCGAGCTTTCGCTGGACGGTCGCATCCTGCGCCGGGTGCCACTGACCGGCTTCGGCGACCCGGAGGCCGTGGAATATGTCGGGCCCAACAGCTATGTGATTACCGATGAGCGGCAGCAGCGGCTGATCCGAGTGCACCTGGACGATGACACGCTGTTTCTCGACGCCGCAGACGCCGAGCAAGTTAGCCTTGGCATCGGCCTCAACGGCAACAAAGGGTTTGAGGGCTTGGCCTACGATTCGGCGGGCCAGCGCCTGTTCGTGGCCAAGGAGCGTGACCCGATGTTGATCTATGAAGTGCATGGGTTCCCGCATCAAAACCCGGACCGGCCTTACGCGGTGCACGTGGTGCAGGACCGCAAGCGCGATGCGAGGTTGTTCGTGCGTGACCTGTCGAGCTTGCAGTTCGATGAGCGCAGCGGGCACCTGCTGGCGCTCTCGGATGAGTCGCGGCTGGTGCTGGAGCTGGATGTGCAGGGGCAGCCACTGAGCACCCTGTCGTTGCGCAAGGGGTTTCAGGGCTTGAGGGCGACAGTGCCGCAGGCTGAAGGGATTGCGATGGACGAGGCGGGGACCCTGTACCCGGTCAGCGAGCCGAACCTGTTCTACGTGTTCAAGCCCGCTCCTGCAAAGTTGTAG
- the rpiA gene encoding ribose-5-phosphate isomerase RpiA, translated as MTQDQLKQAVAQAAVDFILPKLDEKSVVGVGTGSTANFFIDALAQHKTAFDGAVASSEATAQRLKGHGIPVYELNSVSELEFYVDGADESDAHLNLIKGGGAALTREKIVAAVAKTFICIADGSKLVPVLGAFPLPVEVIPMARSHVARQLVKLGGDPVYREGVVTDNGNVILDVHNLQITNPVELEAQINAIVGVVTNGLFAARPADLLLLGTAEGVKALKAE; from the coding sequence ATGACCCAGGACCAACTCAAACAGGCCGTCGCCCAGGCCGCTGTCGACTTCATTCTGCCCAAGCTGGATGAAAAGAGCGTCGTCGGCGTCGGCACAGGTTCGACTGCCAACTTCTTCATTGACGCCCTGGCCCAGCACAAGACTGCCTTCGATGGCGCGGTCGCCAGCTCCGAGGCCACTGCCCAGCGTCTGAAGGGCCATGGCATCCCGGTCTACGAGCTGAACAGCGTCAGCGAGCTGGAGTTCTATGTCGACGGCGCCGACGAGAGCGACGCGCACCTGAACCTGATCAAGGGTGGTGGCGCGGCCCTGACCCGCGAGAAGATCGTCGCGGCCGTGGCCAAGACGTTCATCTGCATCGCCGACGGCAGCAAGCTGGTGCCGGTACTGGGCGCCTTCCCGCTGCCGGTCGAGGTGATTCCGATGGCCCGCAGCCACGTGGCGCGTCAGCTGGTCAAGCTGGGCGGCGACCCGGTGTACCGTGAAGGCGTGGTGACCGACAACGGTAACGTGATCCTCGATGTGCACAACCTGCAGATCACCAACCCGGTTGAGCTGGAAGCACAGATCAACGCCATCGTTGGCGTGGTGACCAACGGCCTGTTCGCCGCACGCCCGGCAGACCTGCTGCTGCTGGGTACCGCTGAAGGCGTCAAGGCCCTCAAGGCCGAGTAA
- a CDS encoding sulfite exporter TauE/SafE family protein, whose product MEFVLYLLLGACAGVLAGLFGVGGGIIIVPVLVFSFTLQGFDASVLTHLAVGTSLATIVFTSINAVLEHHRKGAVQWPIFAWMTLGILLGAGIGAKTASLIQGPQLQKIIGVFALIIAAQMALDLKPKASHGLPGKPVLVGAGGVIGWASAIFGIGGGSLTVPFLTWRGLPMQKAVATSSACGLPIALASALSFMLLGWHEEHLPPHSLGFVYLPALVGIAVTSMFFARFGARLAHKLSPRLLKRLFAALLFCVGLSFLI is encoded by the coding sequence ATGGAATTCGTGCTTTATCTGCTGTTGGGCGCCTGTGCCGGTGTGCTGGCCGGGCTGTTCGGCGTGGGCGGCGGCATCATCATCGTGCCGGTGCTGGTGTTCAGCTTCACCCTGCAAGGCTTCGACGCGTCGGTGCTGACTCACCTGGCAGTCGGTACCTCGCTGGCGACCATCGTCTTCACCTCGATCAACGCCGTGCTCGAGCACCATCGCAAGGGCGCGGTGCAGTGGCCGATATTCGCCTGGATGACCCTCGGCATCCTCCTGGGCGCAGGTATCGGCGCCAAGACTGCTTCACTGATCCAGGGCCCGCAATTGCAGAAGATCATCGGCGTGTTTGCCCTGATCATCGCCGCGCAGATGGCCCTGGACCTCAAGCCCAAGGCCAGCCATGGCCTCCCCGGCAAACCGGTATTGGTCGGTGCCGGCGGGGTGATCGGCTGGGCGTCGGCAATCTTCGGCATCGGCGGCGGTTCGCTGACCGTGCCATTCCTGACCTGGCGCGGCCTGCCGATGCAAAAGGCAGTGGCCACCTCATCGGCCTGCGGCTTGCCGATCGCCCTGGCCAGTGCCCTGAGCTTCATGCTGCTGGGCTGGCACGAGGAACACCTGCCGCCTCACAGCCTGGGTTTCGTCTACTTGCCGGCGCTGGTCGGCATTGCCGTGACCAGCATGTTTTTCGCGCGCTTCGGCGCGCGCCTGGCGCACAAGCTGTCGCCACGCCTGTTGAAACGCCTGTTCGCAGCCTTGCTGTTCTGCGTCGGCCTCAGCTTTCTGATTTGA
- a CDS encoding DUF2269 domain-containing protein: MEHLTALKTLHIIATVLLLLGALGLAIWAVRARHQGDAEAYAKLLRRPLVFVWLVMGVCLVSMPFTGWWLVHLVGWPLGQTWVLASSVIYTLGAFAGWWLLVRLNRLRKAEVVGLRFTLALAVFSGVCFLSIAGLMGAKPV, encoded by the coding sequence ATGGAACACCTGACCGCCCTCAAGACCCTTCACATCATCGCCACCGTGCTGTTGCTGCTGGGCGCCCTGGGCCTGGCGATCTGGGCCGTGCGCGCCCGACACCAGGGCGATGCCGAGGCCTATGCCAAGCTGCTGCGCCGGCCGTTGGTGTTCGTCTGGCTGGTGATGGGGGTGTGCCTGGTGAGCATGCCGTTCACCGGCTGGTGGCTGGTGCACCTTGTGGGATGGCCGCTGGGGCAGACCTGGGTGCTGGCGTCCAGCGTCATCTATACGCTGGGTGCGTTTGCCGGCTGGTGGCTGCTGGTGCGGCTGAACCGGCTGCGCAAGGCTGAAGTGGTGGGGCTGCGGTTTACCTTGGCGCTGGCGGTGTTCAGCGGGGTGTGCTTTCTGTCCATTGCTGGGCTGATGGGCGCCAAGCCGGTCTGA
- a CDS encoding HAD family hydrolase — protein MRLALFDLDNTLLGGDSDHAWGDYLCERGILDPIAYKERNDAFYQDYLNGTLDLQAYLAFSMEILAATEPAQLDEWHRDFMRDCIEPIILPKALALLQQHREAGDQLVIITATNRFVTAPIARRLGVRVLLATECETHNGRYTGRSTDIACFREGKVTRLERWMLENGFDLEDSYFYSDSMNDLPLLERVTHAVAVDPDPNLRAEAEKRGWPLISLRD, from the coding sequence ATGCGCCTGGCTTTATTCGACCTGGACAATACCCTCCTCGGTGGCGACAGCGACCACGCCTGGGGTGACTACCTGTGCGAGCGGGGCATTCTCGACCCTATCGCATATAAGGAACGCAACGACGCTTTCTACCAGGACTACCTGAACGGCACCCTGGACCTGCAGGCCTACCTGGCCTTTTCCATGGAGATCCTGGCTGCCACCGAACCAGCCCAGCTCGACGAATGGCACCGCGACTTCATGCGCGACTGCATCGAGCCGATCATCCTGCCCAAGGCCCTGGCATTGCTGCAGCAGCACCGCGAGGCCGGCGACCAGTTGGTGATCATCACGGCCACCAACCGCTTCGTCACCGCGCCCATCGCCCGGCGCCTGGGTGTGCGCGTGTTGCTGGCAACCGAATGCGAGACGCACAACGGCCGCTATACCGGGCGTAGTACCGATATAGCGTGTTTCCGTGAAGGCAAGGTGACGCGGCTGGAGCGCTGGATGCTGGAGAACGGGTTCGACCTGGAAGACAGCTATTTCTATAGCGACTCGATGAATGACCTGCCGTTGCTGGAGCGAGTGACGCATGCGGTGGCGGTGGACCCGGACCCGAACTTGCGGGCCGAGGCCGAGAAGCGTGGCTGGCCGCTGATCTCTCTAAGGGATTGA
- the ptsP gene encoding phosphoenolpyruvate--protein phosphotransferase, which produces MLNTLRKIVQEVNSAKDLKTALGIIVLRVKEAMGSQVCSVYLLDPETNRFVLMATEGLNKRSIGKVSMAPNEGLVGLVGTREEPLNLENAADHPRYRYFAETGEEKFASFLGAPIIHHRRVVGVLVIQQKERRQFDEGEEAFLVTMSAQLAGVIAHAEATGSIRGLGRQGKGIQEARFVGVPGSPGAAVGRAVVMLPPADLEVVPDKTVDDIDAELKLFQNALEGVREDMRKLSAKLATQLRPEERALFDVYLMMLEDAALGGEVFEVIKTGQWAQGALRQVVGEHVNRFELMDDDYLRERASDVKDLGRRLLAYLQEARSQSLVYADNTILVSEELTPAMLGEVPEGKLVGLVSVLGSGNSHVAILARAMGIPTVMGLVDLPYSKVDGIEMIVDGYKGEVFTNPSDVLRKQYSEVVEEERQLAQGLDALRELPCVTPDGHRMPLWVNTGLLADVARAQQRGAEGVGLYRTEVPFMINQRFPSEKEQLAIYREQLAAFHPLPVTMRTLDIGGDKALSYFPIKEENPFLGWRGIRVTLDHPEIFLVQTRAMLKASEGLNNLRILLPMISGIHELEEALHLIHRAWGEVRDEGTDVPMPPVGVMVEIPAAVYQTKELARQVDFLSVGSNDLTQYLLAVDRNNPRVADLYDYLHPAVLQALNTVVRDAHGEGKPVSICGEMAGDPAAAILLMAMGFDSLSMNATNLPKVKWMLRQVNMSKAKELLVEALSHDNPQVIHSSLQLALKNLGLARMIGPGANKTL; this is translated from the coding sequence ATGCTCAATACGCTGCGCAAGATCGTCCAGGAAGTGAACTCCGCCAAAGATCTCAAGACGGCGTTGGGGATCATTGTCTTGCGCGTCAAGGAGGCCATGGGCAGCCAGGTCTGCTCAGTTTACCTGCTCGACCCGGAAACCAACCGCTTCGTGCTGATGGCCACCGAGGGTCTGAACAAGCGCTCGATCGGCAAGGTCAGCATGGCCCCCAATGAGGGCCTGGTTGGCCTGGTCGGTACCCGGGAAGAGCCGCTGAACCTGGAAAACGCCGCTGATCACCCGCGTTATCGCTACTTCGCTGAAACCGGCGAAGAGAAATTCGCCTCTTTCCTAGGTGCGCCGATCATCCACCACCGACGCGTGGTCGGTGTACTGGTCATCCAGCAGAAGGAGCGCCGCCAGTTCGATGAGGGCGAAGAAGCCTTCCTCGTCACCATGAGCGCCCAGCTTGCCGGCGTTATCGCCCACGCCGAAGCCACCGGCTCTATCCGCGGCCTGGGCCGCCAGGGCAAAGGTATTCAGGAGGCGCGCTTTGTCGGCGTGCCGGGCTCGCCGGGCGCCGCTGTCGGGCGTGCCGTGGTCATGCTGCCGCCGGCCGACCTTGAAGTGGTGCCGGACAAGACCGTCGATGACATCGACGCCGAGCTCAAACTGTTCCAGAACGCCCTCGAAGGCGTGCGTGAAGACATGCGCAAGCTGTCGGCCAAGCTGGCGACCCAGCTGCGCCCGGAAGAACGCGCGCTGTTCGACGTGTACCTGATGATGCTCGAAGATGCCGCCCTCGGTGGTGAAGTGTTCGAAGTCATCAAGACCGGCCAATGGGCCCAGGGCGCCTTGCGCCAGGTGGTAGGCGAGCACGTCAACCGCTTCGAGCTGATGGACGACGACTACCTGCGCGAGCGCGCCTCGGATGTGAAGGACCTTGGCCGGCGCCTGCTGGCCTACCTGCAGGAAGCCCGCTCGCAGTCGCTGGTGTATGCCGACAACACCATCCTGGTCAGTGAAGAGCTGACCCCGGCAATGCTCGGTGAAGTGCCGGAGGGCAAGCTGGTCGGCCTGGTCTCGGTGCTGGGTTCGGGCAACTCCCACGTTGCCATCCTAGCCCGTGCCATGGGCATTCCGACGGTGATGGGCCTGGTCGACCTGCCGTATTCCAAGGTCGACGGCATCGAGATGATCGTCGACGGCTACAAGGGCGAGGTGTTCACCAACCCCAGTGACGTGCTGCGCAAGCAGTACAGCGAAGTGGTCGAGGAAGAACGCCAGCTGGCCCAGGGCCTCGACGCCCTGCGCGAACTGCCGTGCGTCACCCCCGACGGCCACCGCATGCCGCTGTGGGTCAACACCGGCCTGCTCGCCGATGTGGCCCGTGCCCAGCAGCGTGGCGCCGAAGGCGTTGGCCTGTACCGCACTGAAGTGCCGTTCATGATCAATCAGCGCTTCCCCAGCGAGAAAGAGCAGCTGGCGATCTACCGCGAGCAGCTGGCGGCCTTCCACCCGCTGCCGGTGACCATGCGCACCCTCGACATCGGGGGTGACAAGGCGCTGTCGTACTTCCCGATCAAGGAAGAAAACCCGTTCCTCGGCTGGCGCGGCATCCGCGTCACCCTCGACCACCCGGAGATCTTCCTGGTGCAGACCCGTGCGATGCTCAAGGCCAGTGAGGGCCTGAACAACCTGCGCATTCTGCTGCCGATGATTTCCGGCATCCACGAGCTGGAAGAAGCACTGCACCTGATCCACCGTGCCTGGGGCGAGGTGCGCGACGAAGGCACCGACGTGCCGATGCCGCCGGTGGGCGTGATGGTGGAAATCCCTGCGGCGGTGTACCAGACCAAGGAGCTGGCGCGGCAAGTGGACTTCCTCTCGGTCGGCTCCAACGACCTGACCCAGTATCTGCTGGCGGTGGACCGCAACAACCCGCGGGTGGCCGACCTTTACGATTATCTGCATCCGGCAGTACTGCAGGCGCTCAATACCGTGGTGCGTGATGCCCATGGCGAAGGCAAGCCGGTGAGTATCTGTGGCGAGATGGCCGGTGACCCGGCGGCGGCAATCCTGTTGATGGCCATGGGCTTCGACAGCCTGTCGATGAACGCCACCAACCTGCCGAAGGTGAAGTGGATGCTGCGCCAGGTGAACATGAGCAAGGCCAAGGAGCTGCTGGTCGAGGCGCTGAGCCACGACAACCCGCAGGTTATCCACAGCTCGCTGCAACTGGCCCTGAAGAACCTTGGCCTGGCGCGGATGATCGGGCCTGGGGCGAACAAAACGCTTTGA
- a CDS encoding RNA pyrophosphohydrolase — protein sequence MIDPDGFRPNVGIILTNDAGQVLWARRINQDAWQFPQGGINPDETPEDALYRELNEEVGLERDDVEILACTRGWLRYRLPQRLVRTHSQPLCIGQKQKWFLLRLVSNEQRVRMDLTGKPEFDGWRWVSYWYPLGQVVTFKREVYRRALKELAPRLLTRD from the coding sequence GTGATCGACCCGGATGGTTTTCGCCCCAATGTTGGGATCATTCTCACGAATGATGCCGGGCAGGTGCTATGGGCTCGACGGATCAACCAGGATGCCTGGCAATTCCCGCAGGGTGGCATCAACCCTGACGAGACGCCGGAAGATGCCCTGTACCGCGAGCTGAACGAAGAAGTTGGCCTTGAACGCGACGATGTGGAAATTCTTGCCTGCACCCGCGGCTGGTTGCGTTATCGTTTACCCCAGCGGCTGGTCCGCACCCACAGCCAACCGCTGTGCATCGGCCAGAAGCAAAAGTGGTTTTTACTGCGCCTGGTGAGCAATGAACAACGGGTGCGGATGGACCTGACCGGCAAGCCGGAATTCGACGGCTGGCGCTGGGTCAGCTATTGGTACCCGCTGGGCCAGGTGGTGACATTCAAGCGTGAAGTCTACCGCCGCGCCCTGAAAGAGCTTGCACCGCGTCTGCTGACGCGCGACTGA
- a CDS encoding fumarylacetoacetate hydrolase family protein encodes MSYQHQYVDGTRIHFPLGKVVCIGRNYAEHAKELDNPIPSEPLLFIKPGSCVVPLEGGFKIPTDRGSVHYEAEIAVLLGKSLSSSASEEEVLDAISGYAPALDLTLRDVQAKLKEKGLPWELCKSFDGACVLPPFVSAASFEDVTDIPVRLTINGEVRQDGNSAMMLNPIVPIIQYMAAHFSLQAGDVILTGTPAGVGPFNVGDELVLELPGVCRFESRVL; translated from the coding sequence ATGAGTTACCAGCACCAGTACGTAGACGGCACGCGCATTCATTTCCCGCTGGGCAAGGTGGTGTGCATCGGCCGCAACTACGCCGAACATGCAAAGGAACTGGACAACCCCATTCCTTCCGAGCCGCTGCTGTTCATCAAGCCGGGTAGTTGCGTGGTGCCGCTGGAAGGTGGGTTCAAGATCCCGACCGACCGTGGCTCGGTACACTACGAGGCCGAAATTGCCGTGTTGCTGGGCAAGTCGCTTTCTTCCAGTGCGTCCGAGGAAGAAGTGCTGGACGCCATCTCCGGCTATGCCCCGGCGCTGGACCTGACGCTGCGTGATGTGCAGGCCAAGCTCAAGGAAAAGGGCCTGCCGTGGGAGCTGTGCAAGAGCTTTGACGGCGCTTGCGTGCTGCCACCATTCGTTTCCGCAGCGTCCTTTGAAGATGTGACCGATATTCCGGTGCGCCTGACCATCAATGGTGAAGTGCGTCAGGATGGCAACAGCGCGATGATGCTCAACCCGATCGTGCCGATCATCCAGTACATGGCGGCGCATTTCTCGCTGCAGGCGGGTGACGTGATCCTGACCGGCACGCCGGCCGGTGTCGGGCCGTTCAATGTTGGTGACGAATTGGTGCTGGAACTGCCGGGCGTCTGCCGCTTCGAGAGCCGGGTGCTCTGA
- the ilvA gene encoding threonine ammonia-lyase, biosynthetic, giving the protein MLEQYVKKILTSRVYDVAVETPLHSAGQLSKRLGNQILLKREDLQPVFSFKIRGAYNKLAQLTQEELARGVVTASAGNHAQGVALAARELGIKATIVMPKTTPEIKVEGVRSRGGKVVLHGDSFPEALAYSLKLVEEKGFVYIHPYDDPHTIAGQGTVAMEILRQHPGQLDAIFVPVGGGGLIAGIAAYVKYLRPEIKVIGVEPDDSNCLQAAMAAGERVVLPQVGLFADGVAVAQIGQHTFDICRLHVDEVVTVSTDEICAAIKDIYDDTRSITEPAGALGVAGIKKYVELKGVTGQTLVAIDSGANVNFDRLRHVAERAELGEKREAIIAVTIPERPGSFKAFCEAIGKRQITEFNYRKHTSDEAHIFVGVQTHPENDPRAALVQNLIDQGFPVTDLTDNELAKLHIRHMVGGHSAGASDEIVLRFEFPERPGALFNFLTKLGGRWNISMFHYRNHGAADGRVVAGLQVPEDERHLVPAALAKIGYPYWDETDNPAYKLFLG; this is encoded by the coding sequence ATGCTCGAACAGTACGTCAAGAAGATCCTCACCTCGCGCGTCTACGACGTCGCTGTCGAAACCCCACTGCACAGCGCCGGGCAGCTGAGCAAGCGCCTGGGCAACCAGATCCTGCTCAAGCGCGAAGACCTGCAGCCGGTGTTCTCGTTCAAGATCCGTGGGGCGTACAACAAGTTGGCGCAGCTGACCCAGGAAGAGCTGGCCCGCGGCGTGGTCACCGCCTCAGCCGGCAACCATGCCCAGGGCGTCGCCCTGGCGGCCCGCGAGCTGGGCATCAAGGCCACCATCGTGATGCCCAAGACTACCCCCGAGATCAAGGTCGAAGGCGTGCGTTCGCGCGGCGGCAAGGTAGTGTTGCATGGCGACTCGTTCCCCGAAGCGCTGGCCTACTCGCTGAAACTGGTCGAGGAAAAAGGCTTCGTCTACATCCACCCCTATGACGACCCGCACACCATTGCTGGCCAAGGCACCGTGGCGATGGAAATCCTCCGTCAGCATCCGGGGCAGCTGGATGCGATATTCGTCCCGGTGGGCGGCGGTGGCCTGATTGCGGGTATTGCGGCCTACGTGAAATACCTGCGCCCGGAAATCAAGGTGATCGGTGTCGAGCCGGACGACTCCAACTGCCTGCAGGCCGCAATGGCGGCTGGCGAGCGCGTGGTGCTGCCGCAGGTCGGGCTGTTCGCCGATGGTGTGGCAGTGGCGCAGATCGGCCAGCACACGTTCGACATCTGCCGCCTCCATGTGGATGAGGTGGTGACTGTAAGCACTGACGAAATCTGCGCGGCAATCAAGGATATCTACGACGATACCCGCTCGATCACCGAACCTGCTGGCGCGCTGGGCGTTGCGGGCATCAAGAAGTATGTCGAACTCAAGGGCGTGACCGGGCAGACCCTGGTCGCCATCGATTCGGGCGCCAACGTCAACTTCGACCGTTTGCGCCATGTCGCCGAGCGTGCCGAGCTGGGCGAGAAGCGTGAAGCCATCATCGCTGTGACCATCCCCGAGCGCCCCGGCAGCTTCAAGGCCTTCTGCGAGGCCATCGGCAAGCGCCAGATCACCGAATTCAACTACCGCAAGCACACCTCCGATGAGGCGCATATTTTCGTCGGCGTGCAGACCCACCCGGAAAACGACCCACGGGCGGCACTGGTGCAGAACCTGATCGATCAGGGCTTCCCGGTGACCGACCTGACCGACAACGAACTGGCCAAGCTGCACATCCGCCACATGGTCGGTGGCCACTCGGCGGGTGCCAGCGACGAGATCGTGCTGCGCTTCGAGTTCCCCGAGCGGCCGGGGGCGTTGTTCAACTTCCTCACCAAGCTGGGCGGGCGCTGGAATATCTCGATGTTCCACTACCGCAACCACGGCGCTGCTGACGGGCGCGTGGTCGCCGGCCTGCAGGTGCCGGAAGACGAGCGTCACCTGGTGCCGGCGGCGCTGGCCAAGATCGGTTACCCGTACTGGGACGAGACCGACAACCCCGCGTACAAGCTGTTCCTGGGCTGA
- a CDS encoding SdiA-regulated domain-containing protein, with protein MPASTSAPASPKRRFYLRWPFGLAVAAVIGYGVAVAMHWDDRGMLWVKEGFETSAERSESVWLPDYQVDIDAKVLPGMEDDEASDVAFSPRTRTLFAVMGKNPFLVELNLDGDVLRKIPLVGWSNPEGVAVMEDGNVAITDERLHDLTVVKVDAQTTSLNHADFQSHDLGESVKRNKGFEGVAWDPMRQRLVIGEERPPKLYTWSSDGRSPLKGEKQALASDELDLRNLSALGVDPRTGHLLVLSADSNMLLELDEQGQQVSFMTLLGGFNGLKHTIPRAEGVAMDDQGNLYMVSEPNLFYRFKKSQ; from the coding sequence ATGCCAGCATCCACCAGCGCCCCCGCATCCCCCAAGCGCCGCTTCTACCTGCGCTGGCCCTTCGGCCTGGCCGTTGCAGCGGTGATCGGTTATGGCGTGGCTGTGGCCATGCACTGGGATGACCGCGGTATGCTGTGGGTCAAGGAAGGCTTCGAGACCAGCGCCGAGCGCAGCGAAAGCGTGTGGCTGCCGGACTACCAGGTCGACATCGACGCCAAGGTTTTGCCAGGCATGGAAGATGACGAAGCCTCCGACGTCGCCTTCAGCCCGCGTACCCGCACGCTGTTCGCGGTAATGGGCAAGAACCCGTTCCTGGTCGAGCTCAACCTCGACGGCGACGTGTTGCGCAAGATTCCGCTGGTAGGCTGGAGCAACCCGGAAGGTGTCGCGGTGATGGAAGATGGCAACGTGGCGATCACCGATGAACGCCTGCACGACCTGACCGTGGTCAAGGTGGACGCACAAACCACCTCGCTGAACCACGCTGATTTCCAGAGCCACGACCTGGGCGAGTCGGTGAAGCGCAACAAGGGCTTCGAAGGTGTGGCCTGGGACCCGATGCGCCAGCGTCTGGTGATCGGCGAGGAGCGGCCGCCGAAGCTGTACACCTGGAGCAGCGACGGGCGCAGCCCGCTGAAGGGTGAAAAGCAGGCGCTGGCCAGCGATGAGCTCGACCTGCGCAACCTGTCGGCCCTGGGGGTCGACCCGCGCACGGGGCATCTGCTGGTGCTGTCGGCTGACTCCAACATGCTGCTGGAGCTTGACGAGCAAGGCCAGCAGGTCAGCTTCATGACCCTGCTGGGCGGCTTCAACGGGCTGAAGCACACCATCCCGCGTGCCGAAGGCGTTGCCATGGACGATCAGGGTAACCTGTACATGGTCAGCGAGCCGAACCTGTTCTATCGCTTCAAGAAAAGCCAGTAG
- a CDS encoding NRDE family protein translates to MCLIVFAWRPGHALPLIVAANRDEFYARPTQALAAWEDAPGVHAGRDLEAGGTWLGIGPQGRFAALTNIRDPGQVLGPRSRGELVAAYLQGELGVEAYLNQVASRSGQYSGFNLLAGDSHQLGYLHARDVAPRLLEAGVYGLSNAGLDTPWPKLVKARTGLKGLLETADPQQLLALLADNEPAADGELPETGVGVATEKLLSSVFIASQNYGTRASTVLIVDDQGRRRLVERSFGPFGGHLGEVEVLV, encoded by the coding sequence ATGTGCCTGATCGTATTCGCCTGGCGGCCAGGGCATGCCCTGCCGCTGATCGTCGCGGCCAACCGTGACGAGTTCTATGCCCGGCCGACCCAGGCCCTGGCAGCCTGGGAGGATGCGCCCGGGGTGCATGCCGGGCGCGACCTTGAGGCCGGCGGCACCTGGCTGGGCATCGGCCCGCAGGGGCGCTTTGCGGCGCTGACCAACATTCGCGATCCCGGGCAGGTGCTGGGGCCGCGCTCGCGGGGCGAGTTGGTGGCGGCGTATCTGCAGGGTGAGCTGGGGGTGGAGGCCTACCTCAATCAGGTAGCCAGCCGCAGCGGGCAGTATTCGGGGTTCAACTTGCTGGCAGGTGATAGCCATCAGCTGGGCTACCTGCATGCCCGGGACGTGGCGCCACGCTTGCTGGAGGCGGGTGTGTACGGGCTTTCCAATGCCGGGCTGGATACGCCATGGCCGAAGCTGGTGAAAGCACGCACAGGGTTGAAGGGGCTACTGGAAACGGCGGACCCACAACAATTGCTGGCGTTACTGGCGGATAACGAGCCGGCAGCAGACGGTGAGTTACCGGAGACCGGCGTAGGGGTGGCGACCGAGAAGTTGCTGTCGAGCGTGTTCATAGCCAGCCAGAACTATGGCACTCGGGCAAGTACCGTGCTGATCGTGGATGATCAGGGCAGAAGACGGTTGGTTGAGCGCAGTTTCGGGCCCTTTGGTGGACATCTGGGGGAGGTCGAGGTGTTGGTTTGA